In a genomic window of Rhopalosiphum maidis isolate BTI-1 chromosome 4, ASM367621v3, whole genome shotgun sequence:
- the LOC113549024 gene encoding cullin-associated NEDD8-dissociated protein 1: MANVSYQIAHLLEKMTSSDKDFRFMATNDLMSELQKDSIKLDDDSERKVVRMLLRLLEDKNGEVQNLAVKCLGPLVNKVKENQVETIVDALCTNMISENEQLRDICSIGLKTVISELPITNALLAANVCRRITGKLTSAIEKQDVSVQLEALDILADLLSRFGSLLLDFHSGILKSLLPQLNSSRQAVRKRTIVALGHLVLSCNQVLYIKLIDYLVNDLSIQQPAARSKTSIQCIAAICRQAGHRFGVHVDRVVPLIQGPLVENSTEDDELREYCLQAFDAFVNRCPSETAAYTNDIIKLCLEYLAYDPNYNYDDNGENGDENLMDTNDGEDLEDEDIEDDYSDDDDMSWKVRRSAAKCLEGIIITRKDLIADMYRNVSKSLIQRFKEREENVKSDILHVYMALLKQTKLTSSNMTADMADEDSAMYLLQSQVPAIVKAIHAQMKERSVKTRTDCLALLKELVIVLPGALTNHIGTLIPGIQYSLSDKKSSSNMKIDTLSFIHCVLTSHAPEIFHPWVEQLIPPIITAVGDPFYKITAEALIVLQEMVKVIRPLDNKLEFNFVVYAVPLYNCTYSRLKTSDIDQEVKERSISCMGQIICNLGDVLQNELQVCLPIFLDRLRNEITRLTTVKALIKVAGSPLKINLSSILSDGVLILASFLRKNQRALKLSTLTLLNMLLNNFHADFSTELLNKILIELPQLINESDLHIAQLTLSLLTTIIKIQPLAMSFSANIIMPEVMTLTKSPLLQGAALNAILLFFQSLVATNVPQFGYQELVTLLISPLMAQPVGTPALTLHKQAYHSLAKCVAALTATQPTQAMGIINSFMSELINPSNDQQRIFSLLVIGEVGRHIDLSSVVNLKETILQSFSSNSEEIKSSASYSLGSISIGNLEQYIPFILREIDMQPKRQYLLLHSLKEIITFESSTPNGIENLKPFVPAIWNQLFKHCECIEEGSRNVVAECLGKLTLIDPYNLLPNLQSSLPSSSALMRTTLLTAVKFTISDQPQPIDMLLRQNMDQFLSALTDPDINVRRVTLIAFNSAAHNKPSLVRDLLDTVLPKLYAETIVKKELIREVEMGPFKHTVDDGLDIRKAAFECMYTLLDSCLDRLDIFEYLNYLENGLRDHYDIKMLTYLMVSRMAQIVPSAVLQRLDKIVEPLKQTCMLKIKANSVKQEFEKMEELKRSAMRAVVNLQTIPDANKNPHMSDFVCQIKSSPELNHIYETIQRDTLGLVTDNYTIPMEICE, translated from the exons GAATGTTACTAAGATTGTTGGAAGACAAAAATGGTGAAGTTCAAAATCTTGCTGTTAAATG ttTGGGTCCACttgttaataaagtaaaagaaAACCAAGTTGAGACTATTGTTGATGCACTTTGTACTAATATGATATCTGAAAATGAACAATTGAGAGACATTTGcagtattggattaaaaactgttataaGTGAGTTGCCAATCACTAACGCCCTATTAGCTGCAAATGTGTGCCGTAGAATTACTGGAAAATTGACAAGTGCTATTGAAAag CAAGATGTATCTGTACAATTGGAAGCTTTAGACATACTTGCTGATTTACTCTCAAGATTTGGATCATTGCTATTAGATTTTCACAGTGGTATACTAAAGTCATTATTGCCTCAATTAAATTCTTCTCGTCAAGCAGTAAGAAAAAg GACTATTGTTGCACTTGGTCATTTAGTATTGTCATGTAatcaagtattatatattaaacttattgatTATTTGGTTAATGATTTATCAATACAACAACCAGCAGCAAGATCTAAAACATCCATACAGTGTATAGCAGCTATAtg TCGTCAAGCTGGCCATCGTTTTGGTGTTCATGTTGATCGTGTTGTACCATTAATACAAGGGCCATTGGTAGAAAATTCTACGGAAGATGATGAATTACGTGAATATTGTTTGCAAGCCTTTGATGCTTTTGTTAATCGTTGTCCCAGTGAAACAGCAGCTTATACTAATGACATAATTAAGTTATGCTTGGAATATTTGGCATATGatccaaattataattatgatgataatGGTGAAAATGGTGATGAGAATTTAATGGATACTAATGATGGTGAAGATTTAGAAGATGAAGATATTGAGGATGATTATTCGGATGATGATGATATGAGTTGGAAAGTTCGGCGGTCAGCTGCAAAGTGTTTGGAAGGTATAATCATAACCAGAAAGGATTTGATTGCAGATATGTATAGAAATGTTTCAAAATCATTGATACAAAGATTTaaag aaagggaagaaaatgttaaaagtGATATATTACATGTGTACATGGCATTGTTGAAACAAACAAAGTTAACTAGTAGTAATATGACAGCTGATATGGCTGATGAGGATTCAGCTATGTATCTTCTTCAATCCCAA GTTCCTGCAATTGTTAAAGCTATACATGCTCAAATGAAAGAACGGAGTGTTAAAACTCGTACTGACTGTTTAGCTCTATTGAAAGAGCTTGTTATCGTTCTTCCTGGTGCTCTCACCAACCACATAGGAACTTTAATTCCTGGAATTCAATATTCTctaag tgACAAAAAGTCTAGTAGCAACATGAAAATTGatacattatcatttattcatTGCGTGTTGACATCACATGCTCCTGAAATCTTTCATCCCTGGGTAGAACAATTAATTCCGCCTATTATAACTGCCGTTGGTGATCCATTTTACAAGATAACTGCAGAAGCACTTATTGTTTTACAAGAAATGGTCAAAGTCATTCGCCCATtag ATAATAAACTAGAGTTCAATTTTGTGGTATACGCTGTTCCattgtataattgtacatattcTCGTTTGAAAACATCTGATATTGACCAAGAAGTAAAGGAACGCTCAATTTCTTGTATGggacaaataatatgtaatttaggtGATGTATTACAAAATGAGTTGCAAGTGTGTTTACCTATATTCTTGGATCGTTTGCGCAATGAAATTACTAGACTTACAACTGTTAAAGCACTTATTAAAGTTGCTGGATCaccattgaaaattaatttgtcttCTATTctg agtgaTGGTGTATTAATTTTGGCATCATTCCTTCGAAAAAATCAAAGAGCATTGAAATTGAGTACTTTAACTTTACTCAATATGTTGCTAAATAATTTCCATGCTGATTTTTCtactgaattattaaataag atacttaTTGAATTAccacaattaattaatgaatcaGATTTACATATTGCTCAGTTAACACTTTCTTTgttaactacaataataaaaattcaaccaTTGGCTATGTCATTTTCGGCTAACATTATTATGCCAGAAGTTATGACTCTGACTAAATCTCCATTATTGCAAGGAGCTGCCTTGaatgctattttattattcttccaATCTCTGGTTGCTACAAATGTTCCACAGTTTGGATACCAAGAGTTAGTGACACTTTTAATATCACCATTGATGGCTCAGCCTGTTGGCACTCCAGCTTTAACTTTACACAaacaa GCTTATCATTCGTTAGCCAAGTGTGTAGCAGCACTGACAGCCACACAGCCAACTCAAGCAATgggtattataaatagtttcatGTCTGAATTGATTAATCCGTCTAATGACCAACAACGTATTTTTTCGTTGCTAGTAATTGGTGAAGTTGGTAGACATAT agATTTAAGTTCTGTAGTTAATTTGAAGGAAACTATACTACAATCATTCTCGTCTAATTCGGAAGAAATAAAATCATCAGCAAGTTACAGTTTAGGTAGCATTTCTATTGGAAATTTAGAGCAATATATACCTTTCATATTAAGAGAGATTGACATGCAACCTAAACgtcaatatttactattacatTCCCTAAAAgag ATCATCACATTTGAGTCGTCTACTCCTAATGGCAttgaaaacttgaaaccttTTGTCCCAGCTATTTGGAACCAATTATTTAAGCACTGTGAATGTATAGAAGAAGGTTCACGTAATGTGGTTGCTGAATGTTTAGGAAAACTTACATTAATCGatccatataatttattgccaAACTTGCAGTCATCTCTACCCTCGTCATCTGCGCTTATGAGAACCACATTATTGACAGCTGTTAAATTCACTATATCTGATCAACCACAACCAATTGACATGCTGCTTAGACAGAATATGGATCAGTTTTTGAGTGCTCTTACCGATCCAGATATAAATGTTAGACGAGTAACATTAATTGCTTTTAATTCAGCTGCACATAATAAGCCATCTTTGGTCAGGGATCTACTCGACACTGTACTTCCTAAACTATATGCAGAAACAATTGttaag AAAGAACTTATACGAGAAGTAGAAATGGGTCCATTTAAGCATACTGTTGATGATGGGTTAGATATAAGAAAGGCAGCTTTtgaatgtatgtatacattattagacTCATGTTTAGATCGTCTAGACATATTCGAATATCTTAATTATTTGGAGAATGGATTACGTgatcattatgatattaaaatgcttACATATCTGATGGTTTCGAGAATGGCTCAAATTGTACCTAGTGCTGTATTGCAAA ggttgGATAAAATTGTTGAACCTTTAAAACAAACATGCATGTTGAAAATCAAAGCCAACTCTGTGAAACaggaatttgaaaaaatggaAGAACTTAAGAGATCTGCTATGAGAGCAGTTGTTAATTTACAAACTATACCCGATGCTA ataaaaatccACATATGAGTGATTTTGTATGTCAAATTAAAAGCTCTCCcgaattaaatcatatttatgaaACAATTCAGAGAGACACATTAGGGTTGGTAACTGATAATTATACCATACCTATGGAGATTTgcgaataa
- the LOC113547768 gene encoding uncharacterized protein LOC113547768, producing the protein MVRVPSHTEIRDKYMSPRKKSTYTTVNNTHVTDIIIYHCQRCVPVYNTGHPLHNRRPYIIYYGKCLRVDLKPGEDFSRMHYLPVLCTVCLLFFTISRAMNNSDICTVPTRMRTQESPVAISGARHIAGGEEMVKI; encoded by the exons atggtGCGCGTACCGTCTCATACAGAGATCAGAGATAAATATATGTCACCTAGAAAAAAATCCACTTATACGACAGTCAACAATACACACGTTAccgatatcataatatatcactGTCAACGTTGTGTCCCCGTGTACAACACCGGACACCCCCTGCACAACCGGAggccgtacataatatactatgg GAAATGTTTACGTGTAGACCTGAAACCTGGCGAGGATTTTTCAAGGATGCACTATCTACCTGTCCTGTGTACAGTGTGTCTTCTGTTTTTTACGATAAGTCGTGCAATGAATAACTCTGATATATGTACGGTACCTACACGAATGCGTACACAAGAGAGTCCTGTTGCTATATCGGGAGCACGACATATTGCAGGCGGCGAagaaatggtaaaaatatag